In Sebaldella termitidis ATCC 33386, one DNA window encodes the following:
- the pykF gene encoding pyruvate kinase PykF produces the protein MKMTKIVCTIGPKSESKEVLTSLIDNGMNVMRLNFSHGDYEEHGGRIRTAREIMAETNKHIAILLDTKGPEIRTGKLENGKDVVLETGNEVIVTVDYSFVGNKDKFAVSYAGIINDLKPGNIILLDDGLIALEVQAISGTEIKCLIKNTGELGEHKGVNLPGVSVSLPALAEKDIEDLKFGCEQGVDFIAASFIRKAGDVAEVRSVLDANGGENIKVISKIESQEGLDNFDEILELSDGIMVARGDLGVEIPVEEVPFAQKMMIKKCNEEGKVVITATQMLDSMIRNPRPTRAEVGDVANAILDGTDAVMLSGESAKGKYPLETVKTMTAIADRTDRFKKYKDLLFDGDITITEAVSKGAVEAGNLLGAKAILVWTKSGRAARMVRKYGPVVPIVALTDNEQTARQLSLTRGVTSFVDKNLDKTDEFFARAMELVVTLPTIKKGDIVVLVTGISETGTTNTFKVGIVGE, from the coding sequence ATGAAAATGACAAAAATTGTTTGTACAATCGGACCAAAATCTGAGAGTAAGGAAGTACTTACCAGTCTTATAGATAACGGAATGAACGTTATGAGACTGAATTTCTCACACGGAGATTATGAGGAACATGGTGGAAGAATAAGAACAGCAAGGGAAATAATGGCTGAAACAAATAAGCATATAGCAATTTTATTAGATACAAAAGGACCGGAAATAAGAACAGGAAAACTGGAAAACGGGAAAGATGTTGTTCTTGAAACTGGAAATGAAGTAATAGTAACAGTTGACTACTCATTTGTAGGAAATAAAGATAAATTTGCAGTATCATATGCCGGAATAATCAATGATTTGAAACCCGGAAATATAATACTTCTTGATGACGGGCTAATAGCTCTGGAAGTACAGGCAATAAGCGGAACTGAAATAAAATGTCTTATAAAAAATACAGGAGAATTAGGGGAACACAAAGGTGTAAATCTTCCCGGAGTATCTGTAAGTCTTCCGGCTCTTGCTGAAAAAGACATAGAAGATTTGAAATTCGGATGTGAGCAGGGTGTAGACTTTATAGCAGCTTCATTTATCAGAAAAGCAGGAGATGTGGCAGAGGTAAGAAGTGTCCTTGATGCAAACGGCGGAGAAAATATAAAAGTAATTTCAAAAATAGAAAGTCAGGAAGGTCTAGATAATTTTGACGAAATTCTGGAATTATCAGACGGAATCATGGTGGCAAGAGGAGATCTAGGAGTAGAAATACCTGTAGAGGAAGTGCCTTTTGCACAAAAAATGATGATAAAAAAATGTAACGAAGAAGGAAAAGTAGTAATCACAGCTACTCAGATGCTGGATTCAATGATAAGAAACCCAAGACCTACAAGAGCAGAAGTAGGGGACGTGGCTAATGCCATACTTGACGGAACTGATGCAGTAATGCTTTCGGGAGAATCTGCAAAAGGTAAGTATCCGTTGGAAACTGTAAAGACTATGACAGCTATAGCTGACAGAACAGACAGATTCAAAAAATATAAAGATCTTCTTTTTGACGGAGATATTACAATAACAGAAGCTGTATCTAAAGGTGCAGTGGAAGCAGGAAATCTTCTTGGTGCAAAGGCTATTCTTGTATGGACTAAAAGCGGAAGAGCTGCAAGAATGGTAAGAAAATACGGACCGGTAGTTCCTATAGTAGCTCTTACTGATAATGAACAAACTGCAAGACAGCTTTCATTAACAAGAGGAGTAACAAGCTTTGTTGATAAAAATCTGGATAAAACAGATGAATTCTTTGCAAGAGCAATGGAACTGGTAGTAACATTGCCAACTATCAAAAAAGGTGATATAGTAGTATTAGTTACAGGAATATCTGAAACTGGAACTACAAATACATTTAAAGTAGGAATAGTAGGAGAATAA
- a CDS encoding nitroreductase family protein produces the protein MKNLINRNVNDVFDEIIRKRRSIRSFKSIVPSKEIIKEIITAGAYAPYGALAITDISQYRRFFVFTKNHGYLDRINTYIKEAAKANLEELEKDLKKEPDLKEESESYKRRLESFAMNGFIGLSEVPCLIIIAEKRGLPSVERQSLAHVLENMWLKVAAMDMGMHLFSIIESLSSSKEFSSLLKLNHGEYTYTGCVIGFPLTKSEKKEDIHVDKSISWY, from the coding sequence GTGAAAAATTTAATCAATCGAAATGTAAATGATGTGTTTGACGAAATTATTCGTAAAAGAAGAAGTATTCGTTCTTTTAAAAGTATTGTACCATCTAAGGAAATAATAAAGGAAATCATAACAGCAGGAGCTTATGCACCTTATGGAGCACTTGCAATAACTGATATCTCACAGTACAGACGTTTTTTTGTTTTTACTAAAAATCACGGATATCTGGACAGAATAAATACATATATAAAAGAAGCTGCAAAAGCAAATTTGGAAGAACTTGAGAAAGATCTGAAAAAAGAACCAGATTTAAAAGAGGAATCAGAGTCTTATAAAAGAAGACTTGAAAGTTTTGCCATGAATGGTTTTATCGGACTGTCAGAAGTACCATGTCTGATTATAATTGCTGAAAAGCGGGGACTGCCGTCAGTAGAAAGACAATCTTTGGCTCATGTTCTGGAAAATATGTGGCTTAAAGTAGCTGCAATGGATATGGGAATGCACCTTTTTTCCATAATAGAAAGTCTTAGCAGCAGCAAGGAATTTAGCAGTCTTTTAAAGCTGAATCACGGGGAATACACTTATACAGGATGTGTAATAGGATTTCCGCTTACTAAAAGCGAGAAAAAGGAAGATATACACGTGGATAAATCTATCAGCTGGTATTAA
- a CDS encoding glycoside hydrolase family 25 protein: protein MKKIFLLVPLIVIFGIYSAFENGWLRLNYLGKKEFPVRGIDISHHQKKINWEELRKAEINFVIIKATEGADYQDPNFKENWNESLKEGYETGAYHFYRLCKSGNEQAENFINTVPKSETALPPFIDLEYGGNCKTDKSRDEVKKEIYIFLETVKDHYGKSPVLYATDSFYKDYIENDYQEYDIWIRNIISKPKLENNRKWTFWQYANRGRLKGIEGFVDLNIFHGSEEEYRKFIK from the coding sequence ATGAAAAAGATTTTTTTACTGGTTCCTTTGATAGTCATTTTTGGTATTTACAGTGCTTTTGAGAATGGCTGGCTCAGATTAAACTATCTGGGGAAAAAAGAATTTCCTGTGAGAGGAATAGATATTTCCCATCATCAGAAAAAAATTAACTGGGAAGAACTGAGAAAGGCTGAGATCAATTTTGTAATAATCAAAGCTACTGAAGGTGCAGATTATCAGGATCCCAATTTCAAGGAAAACTGGAATGAATCATTGAAAGAGGGATATGAAACCGGTGCATACCATTTTTACAGATTGTGTAAAAGCGGGAATGAACAGGCCGAAAATTTTATTAATACAGTCCCAAAATCGGAAACTGCTCTTCCGCCGTTTATAGATCTGGAATATGGAGGAAACTGCAAGACTGATAAAAGCAGGGATGAAGTAAAAAAAGAAATATATATTTTTCTGGAAACTGTAAAAGATCATTACGGGAAATCCCCTGTGCTCTATGCGACAGATTCTTTTTACAAAGATTATATAGAAAATGATTATCAGGAATATGACATATGGATAAGAAATATTATATCAAAGCCAAAACTGGAAAATAACAGAAAATGGACATTCTGGCAGTATGCGAACAGAGGCCGTTTAAAGGGAATAGAAGGTTTTGTTGATCTAAATATTTTTCATGGCTCTGAAGAAGAATACAGAAAATTTATAAAGTAA
- the recR gene encoding recombination mediator RecR, which produces MKSLDNIIDEFAKLPGIGRKSAMRIAFHVLEMEDEELLNFITILKEAKEKIKKCEICGNLTENDICEICSDEERDSSIICIVKDSRDIIAFEKSKTYNGLYHVLGGIIDPLNGIGVDDLDIDKLTKRLTGNVKEVILALDPSLEGETTSLYLSKIIKEKEIIVSRIASGIPMGGNIEFSDIATLSRSLEGRKEI; this is translated from the coding sequence ATGAAATCACTGGATAATATAATAGATGAATTTGCAAAGCTTCCGGGAATAGGAAGAAAAAGTGCAATGAGAATAGCATTTCATGTCCTTGAGATGGAAGATGAAGAGCTGCTTAATTTTATTACGATTTTGAAAGAGGCGAAAGAAAAAATAAAAAAATGTGAAATATGCGGAAATCTCACAGAAAATGATATATGCGAAATTTGTTCCGATGAAGAAAGAGACAGTAGTATTATATGTATTGTAAAGGATTCAAGAGATATTATAGCTTTTGAAAAGTCAAAAACATATAACGGACTTTATCATGTTTTGGGCGGAATAATAGACCCTTTGAACGGAATAGGTGTAGATGATCTGGATATAGACAAGCTTACGAAACGACTTACAGGAAATGTAAAAGAGGTTATACTTGCTCTGGATCCCAGTCTGGAAGGAGAAACAACATCTTTATATCTTTCCAAAATTATTAAGGAAAAAGAGATAATAGTATCGAGAATAGCCAGCGGGATTCCTATGGGAGGAAATATCGAATTTTCTGATATAGCTACTCTTTCAAGATCACTGGAAGGGCGTAAGGAAATATAA